The sequence CCTGGGGGTCCGGCTAACAGTACGCCCGGTGGAGAGGTGAGTCCGAGCTGTGCAAACTGATCCGGATAACGAACAGGTGCCTGCATAAAGCAGAGTGTAATCAGATAAATCAGCCACAATGCAGAGTGAATATGATACTACAACAAACAGTTCTCATAAACAATGATGAAAATACGAATACAGGTGGGCTGGAAGTGTTATACTTAGCAACCAACTGACAATAGGCATTATATACACTGCGTGTACATAATATACATTGTGGTGCCAGGTGTGCATACATGTGCagtgtatacaatgtacatgtatatgtccAGATATTGAATTTCATTTtcgtaataattaattttgccaGTCAACCGTTAATAGTCTATTCAAACGTTAAGAGATCGAGTTATCAAAAGTCAATCTTTCCATAAGCCACAAGAAAGTGAGATAAAGGAGCCCCACCTACTTACAAGTATCGCCATGGTGAGCTCGTCCCGTACGTCCTCTAGAGCCCCCACATCCTCCCAAGTGGTGTCCGGGACAGTGACAAACCCCTCCCTCTTGGCAGATGGTTGGACACTCTTCAGAGCCTCCTACACAGCAAGTGTAAACTATATAAATATACAGATGTTTCTCGtaagtgcaataattatcagtataCCAAACAGACGTAACAGATAGCTGTCGACAAAGTTTCTGTCCACCTACATACATAGCTGAATGTCTATAGGTGCGAAACACACATGTAGTACACAAAATATATATCACGCACATTAATGGTCTAATGGTGCGTGGATCAATTTAACTGTTAGtcatgaatattattataagtacGTACACCATACATTTATTGTATAACATTAATAATGACTGGATCACTTATTAAACTCTCTTACAGTTGGGCAATCAACTATGAAGCATACTTCCAAGTGTGTTATCATATACGCACATCTGCGTCAATCACAAGAGCAATACGAACACCCACAGTGGtgtactattattataatacatgagTGTTCTAGCAGCCATTCTTGATCACTCACATTGAAATCACTCTGTGTGATGTAAGTAGCCGCTAGCATTGAGTCTGGGAAAGGGGATGCATTCTTGATAATACCCAGCAGCCCTGGTGCCCcatttgtgggtgtggtctcagccAGCTGGCTCAACGTCAGCACCCTGTGTGTTGCACATATACAGGTAGCTTGTGGTAGTACATGTGCTACAGATAATAACTGCATGATGATATTGAATGACCATATTGCAATCTTATCCTATACATCTCAATTAGGGGCTGCATGTACCATACAACAGTTATTATGCTTGTCTGTGATTATATTGATATTAATACTTTAATCAACAAATTGCTTGTAATGTCTCCCCACTGTACCAATTAATAAATACAGGTTACTCTAGTCAGAAACTAGTTAGTGGGTATTCTCACAACTAGATAGTCCCCATCACATAGCAACTGagatattatattattattattatcacagCTAGATATGTATACACATAGACCAATACCAAAGCATCCAACTCAACAAAACAGTGACAACATTTTAAGCACTTAGCACCACACAATGGCCCCATGCTTAGAGTATGAATATAAGTAACATCTAAAATACCTGAACTGCCAGGCTATATAAACAATGAAGTCATTATAAGGTTCTacctacacatgtatgtacacatgtatgcatgcaagcaTAAGGATGTGCTTAATATGCAATTGCGCTAGTTAGTACAAAGCGGCTATAGCTTTAGGTCTAAATCTTTGAGCTATAGCACAAAAAAACATGAAAACTACATACCCAGTACTCCCATCAggcccacataattatgtttatactACTGACTGGACTGACCtgtcataattgttataaaagTGCATAAACCAGATAATTCTCAGCCTTCAGGAGCTCGACTAGACTAGACATGCATATACGTAGCTCACACTGACCTGTTGATAGCACAGAGAGAAGCCTCCCTGACGAGAGCAACAAGGTCAGCCCCCACAAACCCGGGGCAGGCCTGCGAGACAAGCGTGTAGTTGAAGTCCTCCTCTAGTCGCAGGGTAGAGCAATGGAGACGAAGAAtactgtgtgcgtgcgtgcgtgtgtgtgtgtgtgtgtgtgtgtgtgtgcgcgtgtgtgtgtgtgtgtgtgtgtgtgtgtgtgtgcgtgcgtgtgtgtgtgcgtgtgtgtgaaggCGAGTggtacattgtacaattattgtattgtacatttATGGCCGAAATAGCTTTTGAATGCCAAGCCAATCTTCATAACACTATATAattgacatacatgtattcatgAGTTACctcacatgtataattatgtatttagGTGGgagcatgtgtacatgtatatagtatgtGGGGGTGTTCAGAGGAAGTTAACCATAACAAgacaatatctgccatattcGAAACTGACCTCCCCCAAAAAACTACCTCTGATTTAAAGTACACTCCATTATGTCTAGTCAAGGACCCTCCCAGTGTAGGTGGCCAAAACAAGCCCCTGGCaacatgtactatacacacatgccCAAACAGATGAAATTTCAAACTGCATGCAATGTCCATGTTCCAGGCagcacactacacacacatgcacacaaactgCATGCAATGTCCATGTTCCAGGCAGCaaactacacacacatgcacacaaactgCATGTAGTGTCCACGTTCCAGGCagcacactacacacacatgcacacaaactgCATGTAGTGTCCACGTTCcaacatacatgcacatgtatgtcGTCATGGCAGATAATGTGACATCATTATTTCAAATGGCACATGTTACAAAGGAAGTaatactggagtttgcagaatctttgcaacacatgaataaaagtattgagcactgtggttccttatatggGAAATGCTCacacatttaagtagtaaaacagaccacagtgtacacaaaatccatataaggaacgcgtaccgctctacgcttttactggtgtgttgcaaagattctgcaaacacCAGTACAGGACATGCAGTAATAcaggacatgcatgcaggatggTGACTCTGGTACTTACAGTgaattgcagtgcacttgcaacagaaaattgccaaacagcaaaaccaccagATATGAATTTCATTACCAATAATAATTCTAAGCTCAGCTTGTACTTTTATTACAATAGCAGAATCTCATTGAACAACTGCTTATTCCTAAAGGTGTACAGGTATGAGCAAATTGAATGTACAAGCTGGGCCCGGGGAATTCAAAAGCCCAAAAAGGTGCTCAGTCATACACCTCCATGTGATTATATAGATATAATCTCAGGGCACTCCTATTAGTATCACTCATAGATACCTACAGAATGGCTACTTTGATATAGCATTCTTGAAAAGCCTTGAACATAGAAATACATGAAATACATTTCAAGAATGCTTgactgactgcatgtacagtgtacaaatgtCATGCATGTTAAATCGTTcttgggggggagggggcatgCCTAGAGAGGTTCAATGGGTGATGCTGAAAAGTGGTTGTCATTTCAGTTGGCTCTATGCTTTCTACCTGTAATAAAGTCAAAGTACTCTTGGAAAAGTTCAGAGTAACTCCAAAAaactgataatgatattcataataaaATATctgattgtggttttgctgtttggaaATTTTCtgtgcaagtgcactgcaatccactgtatcCCAAAGTTAACAAACAGGGCCTGGAAGCCACAAGAAAAAAACAACTTAAGTCTGGTAaccttacatgtacaaccaCTGGCTGGCCACTAGCCTCCTCATGCAAACTTCCCTAATAATTGGTACTTTCTAAGAGTTCTAACACCCCCCTGGGAAAACCCACTACCAACCTAGCCACAACATAACACCCTATCCAGCACAGACATGGCCCCACAGTACAATATGTGGCACTAAATACTGTTCATCTTGACCAATATACATTGTAGGTGTACAGCTCTTTGCTTAAAGTCTTGTAAGTGTtttaaggtacatgtatagtcataTAGACTGACATGCGTTACAGTACGTGATACTTGTTTATAGTGGCTGCTAATACAGGTACAAACACATACGGTGGTATGAacactttgaggcccattaacccaACCCGGGCGGtggtattatagagggtgaccataAGTTTCCTTGACCCACCTCTCTCTCCCCTGTAGACTGGGTATGCCTAGACACACCTCCCTGTCAAACCGGCCAGACCTCCGCAGTGCTGGGTCCAGAGTGTCTACACGACTAGTGGCTCCAATCACCAACACCTGCCTACCATCATCACTCTGGTTAAGGTCTGGAAAAAAGAGAATACAAATCACAGAATAAGCAAATTTGTCTTAACTTAAAAGCCTAGCCTGTTttggtttgtggtttttaTACAAGCAAAGTGAAACCACCGCTTGGGTGAGCAGTATGATCGACCAAATCTCAACAAACTGGGCAGTAGTCATAAGATCAcatagcttataattataataaagaTTGGCCTAACGAAACAAACAGAGCATGATACAACATGTGTGCCAGGGCGGATGTCATCTATTGTAAAAGACTGAACCTTGTACACTGTATGCTACCACATTCCAAGGCCAGGAACTTAACCTGTCCCTTGTACctgccattataattataccattataCTATTATACTATGACACAATAGCACAGAGTACAGCACTAATTGATAAGGTGGATCTACTTGCCAAGTTCTAGCTCTCTGGACCTACAATATTCAATTATACGCATACATGTAGGGATCTAACATGTTGTTGCTAGGGCAAAACCCCCACAAATTCCAAGACTCAAGTAACTGCATGTGCAAAGTCTATATACTCACCATCTAAACTGGCCAGTAGTTGAGTGACAATCCTCCTCTCCATTTCCCTATGAGCAGTTTCTCTCTTGGGGCAAATGGCGTCCACTTCATCCACGAACAGCACACATGGTGCATGCTCCTGTGAAGGAcaacatacatgtgtgtgtgtggtggtaggtgagtgggtgtgactTGTAGCACTGTTACtagtgtgcccctgtgtgttgTGCACCTGAGCAGCATCTGATCTGGTATCAAATTGGACCATTCCACATGTACCCGAAAAATGCAGCCTAAGCCTCCAGGACTGAGTACATTGCTCCTCATTAAACACAATATTAATTTCTCTAATAGTGGGAAACAGGTAGCACTGTAATTTTGATTGTATCACGTCCAAGTGAGattagtatacatgcatgcacaagagATCAAGCTGCTGACCTTTGCCAGTTGGAAGAGGTCTCTTAGAGTAGCCTCTGACTCTCCAGACACACCACTCACCACCTCAGTGGCTGCCAGCTTGATGAATGGAAGTCCAAGCTCCTGGATAAAGGTGCATGACATCATTGATTATTACCCTGTCTCAAGTTGACATTTTCAGCACACACATTGAGATAATAAGGTTTAGAAAAGAATGGTGGAGAAATTCTGAGAATATTGATCACTGTGAATGAATAGAATGCCTTCACAGGTATCAAATCATTCAGTACTCAGGATTGTGATTGTTAAGTACCGCTTTATGAAATCATTGCCCAGTCAGCAAATGAGATCACAATGCCATGTGGACACACACAACCAAATGAGGCAACCGTTACACTGCAAAGCATCAATGTTGCATGGTGTGCCAAGCACCAGGGACTTTTCTGACGCACACAAAAACAGCTGATTAATTGTTTGTTGAAAGAATTTTGTTGAAGGATTTTTTGCGAACAAACATCACTCCATTTTCCCCCAAAAGCTCCACCTAACTATGGGACAGACATAATACTGCCTCACCCTAAGGTGGGAATACTAACACCAATGTAATAcgtattaaaaattaattaaaaaattaattaaaaagCATACTATGTACAAAACACCTTATCTCAACTTAGGTACATGCTTAATTGTACTGAGGCAGCCCCTTTCAACATCTTAGACAGCTAGTATAATTAAACTGTGTGGTTTCAATTTAAAGAAGTGGTCTTTGCAGTTTCAATGACAAGTTTGATTGTGTGCTCTTGATGATACTTCTTTTGTTGGCTTTACAGCCACCCACCCAGCAATGGCGTGTGCCAGCAGTGTCttctcatgcatgtatagctacCTCGGCTTTACAGCCACCCACCCAGCAATGGCGTGTGCCAGCAGTATCTTCCTATGCATGCTTCTTTTGTATAGCTATCTCGGCTTTACAGCCACCCACCCCAGCAATGGCGTGTGCCAGCAGTGTCTTCCCACAGCCAGGAGGTCCATGGAGCAGGAAGCCCTGAGGGGGACGGACTCCAAGACGGGAGAATAGCTCGGGGTGACGCAGGTGCAGCAGGAGACGACACACCTCCTCAAGCACACCCCCACAACCACCCACATCTGAGAAACTGACTGATGACGTTGACACTTTGAAATCTGCAGTATTGAGAAGTGTACACAATTACAGCTATAGTACTGtgatcataatacatgtaggcgtggtccatacaGGAAGTGAATATGTAATGAATGTATGTGCATGATGCAGTGCACATACTTTGTTTGTGTTTCTCCTCCAGCTCCCCCTGTACCACAGAGGTGGGGTCCTTGTTTGAACTTTCACCTTTGGCTTTAGCTCGCTTTCTCCTGGGCCTGTCACCGTCTGCAATTTCATCCAGTGACCTTCGACCTCTTTTCATTCTAGGCTCAGACTTGGGCTTAGCAAAACTTTTCTCTTTGTCATTTGGAACTGTAGGTTTTGAAATAGAGCCAATTCTGAGATTGGGATCTTGAACAGTCAAAACTTCGGATATTCCAGAAAGAGTGTGATTCGCATCTTCTGCTTTAGGTACATGTAAAACTTCTGTTTTATTAGCTATTAATGAATGTTCTGCTGACTGTGCCGGGGCCATAACGACATTTTGCGGCTGAGATGTGGAGGTCACCTGATCTGGCGAGAGTTGCATGTGATCTGGACGCTCATTGGTTGATGTTTGGGGTGTGCCAGCGTTTGAGCCGTACAGCTGGATGATGGAGTTATTCATCATGTTGAAGTTCTGCAGGTGACAGCACAGTTAATGCTACTACTGCACTATGTGACAATGGCATTTAGTTACTGACAACACTGAAGATATACATGACATAGTGAATATGTATGCAGAGCGgtataataatgtatgcaCACACTTTGAAGAAATCATTATGTATACAACCATATGACACTGACACTTGATACAGGTACACTGtagaaataattatcacatagAGTATACGTACATCAGTAACTTCCATTTCAGCTTCACTGTCAGAGTAGCTCGATTCACTCTCACCAGACAAAGGTCTGCACAAAAGACACACAGCGTAACATGCTAGCACAAGGCATAAGGTTACTAGCctgaacacatacacacccaggGACTTGCATGCTATCACAAGGCATAAGGTTACTAGCCTGAACACATATACACCCAGGGACTTGCATGCTATCACAAGGCATAAGGTTACTAGCCTGAACACATACATACCCAGGGACTTGCATGCTATCACAAGGCATAAGGTTACTAGCctgaacacatacacacccaggGACTTGCATGCTATCACAAGGCATAAGGTTACTAGCctgaacacatacacacccaggGACTTGCATGCTATCACAAGGCATAAAGTTACTAGCctgaacacatacacacccaggGACTTGCCACACCCAGGGACTTGCATGCTATCACAAGGCATAAGGTTACTAGCctgaacacatacacacccaggGACTTGCATGCTATCACAAGGCATAAAGTTACTAGCctgaacacatacacacccaggGACTTGCATTAGCATCACAAGGTATAAGGTTACTAGCctgaacacatacacacccagaGAGTTACATGCTAGCACAAGGTACAAGGTTACTAGCCTGATACACACCCAGGGACTTGCATGCTAGCACAAGGCATAAGGTTAGTACACGTAGCTTAAATGAATGCTTAGCCTGAATACATACAAACACATCcaagtacaatcatgtacttactccTCTCCGTCGAATGTTGCACCATTTAACCTCCTCAGCATATGttccctctcccttctctcaaGCCACTCATCAGGACCTTGCTCATCAGTAACAGCGCAGCCATCATTAGCGGGGATTGTGGAGTAGGCTTTAGCGACGACAGCTCTAAAGGGAAGTCGTTTCTTCCTTGTGTACTCGGGGTACTCAGCTTGGAGGGTAACGGCCATATCATCAATGTCAACTACATTGTCTGAGCACTCCTCTAGGTACTGTACAAGGGAGAGAGCATTTAAAATTGTGGTGGGTTCGATGTGCTACAACTGATAAAATTTTGGCATGGATGGGTGAGAGTTCGGTTGGTTTGTGTGTACCCTTAGCATTAGCATTATACAAGCAAGCAATTAATGCTGTCAAACTTTTCAATAATATTTACTATTTACTGTTTCCTCTCATAACAAGATCTCTACTGTACCTGTTTGATTCTAGGTAAGAGCTTCCTGTCACTGCAATAGTCTGAAGTGTTTTTCTTTCCATTCTGGGCGCTAGGACTACAGAAATACCTCGACTTAGAGCCTCTCTTCTTCTTGCCAGACATCTTGTTTTCATACCACGTGGCCCTATAGTAACCAGAAATAGACcaacgatctttaccatctAGATAAACATGAAACCATGGCTAGATCAAAGAGAGTCAAGGAAACTACTTTAACAGCATCCAAGACGACTCCTAAAGAAACCTCATGGACATTTATTTCAGTACAACTGTTTCTAATCAGCTTGTTAGTTGTAGTTCTCTCCTATTACCTCCTGAGATCAACCACACCGCAACAAGAACAACCAACCTTCAACCATACTACACCAGTTCCAGTGAAGATATTAACTACTCCAAGTTCCAAGTTTGCCCAATCTTGTGCAGAAGCAGGTGTGCCTGTGATCTTTAAGAACTCAATCTCAACACAATGGAAAGCAATGCAATGGACTCCCGATTACTTGGAGAAGAAGATCAACATTATTACTGGTGTCTACGAAAACACCAATCGATGGTTCGGTCCATATTTTGACAAGCAGAAACCATTATTGAGCTATGCCGAAAGAGTCAACAAGTACAAGACGAATCTAAAGCTATCATCGAAAGAGTTCTTTAAACGTATACAGACTTACAACTCAGAAAAATATCTTTATTTTACTGGTGATATTGATCAGCTGGGAGACTGGGCTATTGACGAGATACAGCCTTTTGAAGAGCTACTCACTCTAAATCCCAGCCACTCCTCCATCAACGCTTGGATTGGCCAACCTCACGTCATAGCTCACTGTCATTACGATGGCTACCACAATTTCTACGCTCAGCTTTATGGTAAGAAACGTTTCTTACTTCTGCGACCAACCAACTGGCCTGGATTGTACCCCTACCCATTCCTACATCCGAGCCACGCACAAGCACAAGTGAATGCAAGCAGTGAGAGTGATAGAAGACACTTCCAACTTGTGAGCCAAGTGGAGGCATATGAAGCGATTCTTGAACCAGGAGATTTACTGTATGTCCCTCCTCTGTGGTTTCATGAGGTGGAGTCTCTCAAAGTGAGCATTTCAGTGAATGTATGGACAGACTCTAGTCAAACCCAGACAGCCGAACGGTTGTTTCAACTACCCTTACCTATTCACTCCAAGCAATGGACTTCTGAAAGAGCTAAAGTGATTGCGACATCGTTTCTGCTATTTCAGACATTACAGAAGATTTGTACCCGCCGACTCTGTGCACGTTCCGTGACTGATAAATTCAAAGATGGCTTTCAAGACGAAGGTAATCCTCTTTCAGACACAAGAGCTGTTTATTTCGTCCACCGACTTTGGTCCACAAGATATCGAACACTCATGGACAGAGAAAAACTGCCGAATACACTCCCTGGAAACATCCTTTGTGAAGTGAGCTCTATTGGTGAAGAAGTGGATGAAGCAAAGATGGCTGCTCATAGTAGCGAGTTTGGAGATTATGCAAAGATTGTTGGAGAGTTAGTACAAGAGTTGCCAGGGGACACGTGGGAACTATGGGTGGGTAACTATGTAGAGTTTGTGGTTGCCAATGCTGTACCTGAAGTTGAGCTTGTTGGTGTGTTTCTTAAACAATTTAGTACATGTTTAATGGGCTGAACGTTAATACTTTTTTATTTCTATCATTTTTAAGTGATTTTTGATTTTATGCAGCCAACAAggttttgttttgtttgtgggCGGTGGCtcaatgctgattcagcataATGATAATGCTAACGATCCTGTGATTTAATAAATCTGAAAGCATGGATATGAAAGTGGAGCAACTGTCTGTGTATGAATGGCTGAGGCAAGGCAACGACCTGCACTTCATTGAGGGGATAGGTCTGTCTCTATTGGTCCTGGGAGCTGTAGTGGGTGGCATCAGTCTCTTCAACATCAGGATGCCTTATGGACGTTACACCTCTGATACCTCACGTCTCTTTCACATTATTGGTCTCACCAGCTGTAAGATCCCCGCTAAGCTGGCCTGGTTTCTGCAAGAGTTGCCATCGTTCGTTTTGCCTCTTTTCTGTGTGCTCAACATTGGTGGCAAGCAGGTCGGCGAGTTCAACCCAAGCATTGTCCTCTTGGGAATGTTCATCATTCACTATTTTAACAGGTACGTTGCTCACtataaaaacacacacaataaacGACACTTCATGTAATGCAACAAAAAAAGTTTTCCAATTCAGaggtgtaataattatcagaGAAGGCATAAAATGTAACTTTGTAAATTGGTGTCCCTTAAATGGAGTAACCACGATAGCgaaggatataattatggtgtgcatatcctcctcatAGGTGTGata is a genomic window of Halichondria panicea chromosome 15, odHalPani1.1, whole genome shotgun sequence containing:
- the LOC135348770 gene encoding nuclear valosin-containing protein-like isoform X2, with the translated sequence MSGKKKRGSKSRYFCSPSAQNGKKNTSDYCSDRKLLPRIKQYLEECSDNVVDIDDMAVTLQAEYPEYTRKKRLPFRAVVAKAYSTIPANDGCAVTDEQGPDEWLERREREHMLRRLNGATFDGEEPLSGESESSYSDSEAEMEVTDNFNMMNNSIIQLYGSNAGTPQTSTNERPDHMQLSPDQVTSTSQPQNVVMAPAQSAEHSLIANKTEVLHVPKAEDANHTLSGISEVLTVQDPNLRIGSISKPTVPNDKEKSFAKPKSEPRMKRGRRSLDEIADGDRPRRKRAKAKGESSNKDPTSVVQGELEEKHKQNFKVSTSSVSFSDVGGCGGVLEEVCRLLLHLRHPELFSRLGVRPPQGFLLHGPPGCGKTLLAHAIAGELGLPFIKLAATEVVSGVSGESEATLRDLFQLAKEHAPCVLFVDEVDAICPKRETAHREMERRIVTQLLASLDDLNQSDDGRQVLVIGATSRVDTLDPALRRSGRFDREVCLGIPSLQGRESILRLHCSTLRLEEDFNYTLVSQACPGFVGADLVALVREASLCAINRVLTLSQLAETTPTNGAPGLLGIIKNASPFPDSMLAATYITQSDFNEALKSVQPSAKREGFVTVPDTTWEDVGALEDVRDELTMAILAPVRYPDQFAQLGLTSPPGVLLAGPPGCGKTLLAKAIANETGINFISVKGPELLNMYVGESERAVRQVFQRARNSAPCVIFFDELDALCPKRSDMAEVGHMTSLHTRLPPCHAHAQSNASARVVNQLLTEMDGLESRKQVFVMGATNRPDIIDPAVLRPGRLDKILYVGLPTAKDREAILKTITKGGTRPRLSSDVDLGQLASDDFCKGFSGADLSALVREAAIVALRQHMKLGSAILPNIAPYINPNMAVWMSHFKAALTKFRPSVSAKDCCFPPRRTASFINKWLQGLLLLKTHQGYRWQLLTP
- the LOC135348770 gene encoding nuclear valosin-containing protein-like isoform X4; translated protein: MSGKKKRGSKSRYFCSPSAQNGKKNTSDYCSDRKLLPRIKQYLEECSDNVVDIDDMAVTLQAEYPEYTRKKRLPFRAVVAKAYSTIPANDGCAVTDEQGPDEWLERREREHMLRRLNGATFDGEEPLSGESESSYSDSEAEMEVTDNFNMMNNSIIQLYGSNAGTPQTSTNERPDHMQLSPDQVTSTSQPQNVVMAPAQSAEHSLIANKTEVLHVPKAEDANHTLSGISEVLTVQDPNLRIGSISKPTVPNDKEKSFAKPKSEPRMKRGRRSLDEIADGDRPRRKRAKAKGESSNKDPTSVVQGELEEKHKQNFKVSTSSVSFSDVGGCGGVLEEVCRLLLHLRHPELFSRLGVRPPQGFLLHGPPGCGKTLLAHAIAGELGLPFIKLAATEVVSGVSGESEATLRDLFQLAKEHAPCVLFVDEVDAICPKRETAHREMERRIVTQLLASLDDLNQSDDGRQVLVIGATSRVDTLDPALRRSGRFDREVCLGIPSLQGRESILRLHCSTLRLEEDFNYTLVSQACPGFVGADLVALVREASLCAINRVLTLSQLAETTPTNGAPGLLGIIKNASPFPDSMLAATYITQSDFNEALKSVQPSAKREGFVTVPDTTWEDVGALEDVRDELTMAILAPVRYPDQFAQLGLTSPPGVLLAGPPGCGKTLLAKAIANETGINFISVKGPELLNMYVGESERAVRQVFQRARNSAPCVIFFDELDALCPKRSDMAEVGHMTSLHTRLPPCHAHAQSNASARVVNQLLTEMDGLESRKQVFVMGATNRPDIIDPAVLRPGRLDKILYVGLPTAKDREAILKTITKGGTRPRLSSDVDLGQLASDDFCKGFSGADLSALVREAAIVALRQHMKLGSAILPNIAPYINPNMAVWMSHFKAALTKFRPSVSAKDCLFYQQMAARFTVIEDPPRI
- the LOC135348770 gene encoding nuclear valosin-containing protein-like isoform X1, whose translation is MSGKKKRGSKSRYFCSPSAQNGKKNTSDYCSDRKLLPRIKQYLEECSDNVVDIDDMAVTLQAEYPEYTRKKRLPFRAVVAKAYSTIPANDGCAVTDEQGPDEWLERREREHMLRRLNGATFDGEEPLSGESESSYSDSEAEMEVTDNFNMMNNSIIQLYGSNAGTPQTSTNERPDHMQLSPDQVTSTSQPQNVVMAPAQSAEHSLIANKTEVLHVPKAEDANHTLSGISEVLTVQDPNLRIGSISKPTVPNDKEKSFAKPKSEPRMKRGRRSLDEIADGDRPRRKRAKAKGESSNKDPTSVVQGELEEKHKQNFKVSTSSVSFSDVGGCGGVLEEVCRLLLHLRHPELFSRLGVRPPQGFLLHGPPGCGKTLLAHAIAGELGLPFIKLAATEVVSGVSGESEATLRDLFQLAKEHAPCVLFVDEVDAICPKRETAHREMERRIVTQLLASLDDLNQSDDGRQVLVIGATSRVDTLDPALRRSGRFDREVCLGIPSLQGRESILRLHCSTLRLEEDFNYTLVSQACPGFVGADLVALVREASLCAINRVLTLSQLAETTPTNGAPGLLGIIKNASPFPDSMLAATYITQSDFNEALKSVQPSAKREGFVTVPDTTWEDVGALEDVRDELTMAILAPVRYPDQFAQLGLTSPPGVLLAGPPGCGKTLLAKAIANETGINFISVKGPELLNMYVGESERAVRQVFQRARNSAPCVIFFDELDALCPKRSDMAEVGHMTSLHTRLPPCHAHAQSNASARVVNQLLTEMDGLESRKQVFVMGATNRPDIIDPAVLRPGRLDKILYVGLPTAKDREAILKTITKGGTRPRLSSDVDLGQLASDDFCKGFSGADLSALVREAAIVALRQHMKLGSAILPNIAPYINPNMAVWMSHFKAALTKFRPSVSAKGLRSQYFLLFWPIISGLLFPSTQDCLFYQQMAARFTVIEDPPRI
- the LOC135349251 gene encoding uncharacterized protein LOC135349251 translates to MARSKRVKETTLTASKTTPKETSWTFISVQLFLISLLVVVLSYYLLRSTTPQQEQPTFNHTTPVPVKILTTPSSKFAQSCAEAGVPVIFKNSISTQWKAMQWTPDYLEKKINIITGVYENTNRWFGPYFDKQKPLLSYAERVNKYKTNLKLSSKEFFKRIQTYNSEKYLYFTGDIDQLGDWAIDEIQPFEELLTLNPSHSSINAWIGQPHVIAHCHYDGYHNFYAQLYGKKRFLLLRPTNWPGLYPYPFLHPSHAQAQVNASSESDRRHFQLVSQVEAYEAILEPGDLLYVPPLWFHEVESLKVSISVNVWTDSSQTQTAERLFQLPLPIHSKQWTSERAKVIATSFLLFQTLQKICTRRLCARSVTDKFKDGFQDEGNPLSDTRAVYFVHRLWSTRYRTLMDREKLPNTLPGNILCEVSSIGEEVDEAKMAAHSSEFGDYAKIVGELVQELPGDTWELWVGNYVEFVVANAVPEVELVGVFLKQFSTCLMGFNKSESMDMKVEQLSVYEWLRQGNDLHFIEGIGLSLLVLGAVVGGISLFNIRMPYGRYTSDTSRLFHIIGLTSCKIPAKLAWFLQELPSFVLPLFCVLNIGGKQVGEFNPSIVLLGMFIIHYFNRVFLYALTIKGTPTPISSIAAAILYTTFNGYMQGRYFTHYLSYETSWFIDPRFLVGHVMFLVGMAINVHSDYVLRNLRRPGETGYKIPYGGVFEFVSGANYFGETLEWSGYALASWSWPGFVMAAFTAMFLGSRAMQHHWWYQKKFDDYPKNRKAFIPFLL
- the LOC135348770 gene encoding nuclear valosin-containing protein-like isoform X3, translated to MSGKKKRGSKSRYFCSPSAQNGKKNTSDYCSDRKLLPRIKQYLEECSDNVVDIDDMAVTLQAEYPEYTRKKRLPFRAVVAKAYSTIPANDGCAVTDEQGPDEWLERREREHMLRRLNGATFDGEEPLSGESESSYSDSEAEMEVTDNFNMMNNSIIQLYGSNAGTPQTSTNERPDHMQLSPDQVTSTSQPQNVVMAPAQSAEHSLIANKTEVLHVPKAEDANHTLSGISEVLTVQDPNLRIGSISKPTVPNDKEKSFAKPKSEPRMKRGRRSLDEIADGDRPRRKRAKAKGESSNKDPTSVVQGELEEKHKQNFKVSTSSVSFSDVGGCGGVLEEVCRLLLHLRHPELFSRLGVRPPQGFLLHGPPGCGKTLLAHAIAGELGLPFIKLAATEVVSGVSGESEATLRDLFQLAKEHAPCVLFVDEVDAICPKRETAHREMERRIVTQLLASLDDLNQSDDGRQVLVIGATSRVDTLDPALRRSGRFDREVCLGIPSLQGRESILRLHCSTLRLEEDFNYTLVSQACPGFVGADLVALVREASLCAINRVLTLSQLAETTPTNGAPGLLGIIKNASPFPDSMLAATYITQSDFNEALKSVQPSAKREGFVTVPDTTWEDVGALEDVRDELTMAILAPVRYPDQFAQLGLTSPPGVLLAGPPGCGKTLLAKAIANETGINFISVKGPELLNMYVGESERAVRQVFQRARNSAPCVIFFDELDALCPKRSDMAESNASARVVNQLLTEMDGLESRKQVFVMGATNRPDIIDPAVLRPGRLDKILYVGLPTAKDREAILKTITKGGTRPRLSSDVDLGQLASDDFCKGFSGADLSALVREAAIVALRQHMKLGSAILPNIAPYINPNMAVWMSHFKAALTKFRPSVSAKGLRSQYFLLFWPIISGLLFPSTQDCLFYQQMAARFTVIEDPPRI